The genomic interval TGAGTAAGTTGTTTCCCGGCTAAATACGGTATTCATGAGATGAATGGCGTTGTCCATATCTTCAAGCGTGCCATCAATTGCCTGGCGATAGACATGTGTCGCTGCGGCAACGTATTCAGCCGATTTCATACGGCCTTCAATCTTAAAGGAGTGAATCCCTGCCGCCATTAACCTGTTTACATGGGTTAAAGTACGGAGGTCTTTCATAGAAAACAGATATCCGCCTTCACCCTGCGGTGATTTATAATACATCCTGCATGGCTGTGCGCAGCGGCCCCGGTTCCCGCTACGTCCGCCCATTACACTGCTAAAGAAACATAACCCTGAATAGGAATAACACAATGCCCCGTGGACAAATACCTCAATCTCCATGTTGGAATTTAGTGCAATATTTTTAATCTCATCCACCGACAACTCTCTGGACAAGACGACTCGTTTAAACCCCATCCTTTCCATCTGTTTTACCCCGGCAAGATTATGAATAGTCATTTGCGTACTGGCGTGAAGGGTAAATTGAGGGAATTGAGATTGTATCAGGAAAAGAAGCCCCAAATCCTGAATAATCAAAGCATCTGGCCGTAATTCATCAAGTGCGATGAGATATTCCACGACCTTTTCCAATTCGTCGGTTTTAATCAGGGTATTAATGGCGACGTAGACCCTGACGGACATTTTGCGGGCATAGGCAATGGCCTTGCGGACGTCGTCGATGGAAAAATTACACGCACTTGCACGTGCGCTGAAATCTTTTAAGCCAACATAAATAGCGTCAGCGCCATTTTCAACGGCGACAAAAAAACATTCCATATCGCCGGCGGGAGAGAGCAATTCCGGTTTTTTTTTGTTGGGAGTAAACGTTTGGCATCTCCATACGACAATATACGTAATAAAGTAGGTTTTCGAAAATTCTCAATAAACAGAAAGCCTTGCAACGTTGTAAAGTTCAGGCATGAAGGTACATTGGAGACTCTGTATCAGTCGACAAATTTCAAATTGCAGATTGAGGACTCAGGATTGCAGACTGTCTTCTTGTTTGTTTTCTGGCTGTACCATATCCCCTTGCGGTGAGGCATTCTGTTGTTTCAATTTATTCAATACAATTTCAGCCGGTGTTAAGTACTTTTTCTTATTGTTACATTCCTTACAACACGGGACGATATTCCCCTTTGTGCTTCTACCACCCCTTGAAAGCGGTACTACATGGTCCATAGTAAGCTTATCGGGGGAGAATGTTTTCTGGCAATAATGACATATTCCCCGCGATATTTTGTTTAACCACCATTGCGTTTTTCGCATCTCCTGCGCCTTCAATTTTTCCCTGGCTATATGTTTTGGATCTTTCTCGATATGAATCCAGTCAGACATGTTCAATCTCTTTTTTTAAAGGTATTATGTTCATGCGATAATAAATTATTGTTCTTATTATTATAGGTTTTTTTGGCTTACAAGGAAAGAGG from Candidatus Kuenenia stuttgartiensis carries:
- a CDS encoding HNH endonuclease translates to MSDWIHIEKDPKHIAREKLKAQEMRKTQWWLNKISRGICHYCQKTFSPDKLTMDHVVPLSRGGRSTKGNIVPCCKECNNKKKYLTPAEIVLNKLKQQNASPQGDMVQPENKQEDSLQS